The DNA segment TACGTAATCTTCTGCTTTTAACAAAAGATCATTTTGCTCTAATTCTTTAACAATTTCTTTACGAACGATAAACCGATTTTTTCCTGCGTAATGTAAACCGTGATCATTTAAATTGGCATCATCATCCAAAGAATCAATCATTGGTAAACCATGACGTTTTCCAATTTCATAATCATTGGTATCATGTGCAGGTGTAATTTTCAACGCTCCGGTTCCGAATTCGATATCTACATAATCATCTTCAATAATTGGAATCGCGCGATTGACGATGGGAACAATAACATTTTTCCCTCTTAAATGCATATAACGTTTATCTTCAGGATTGATACAAACGGCAGTATCACCAAAAATCGTTTCTGGTCGAGTTGTGGCGACTGAAAGAAACTCTTCAGTTCCTTCTATTTTATATTTTAAATAATACAGTTTTCCATTTTGTTCTTTGAAAATAACTTCTTCATCAGAAATATTGGTTTTGGCTTCCGGATCCCAGTTTAGCATTCGGTACCCTCTGTAAATCAAACCCTTATTATATAGATCGATAAACGATTTTACCACTTGCTGTGAAAGTTTTGGTTCCATTGTGAAACGCGTACGCTCCCAATCGCAAGAACAACCTAATTTCTTTAGTTGCTCCAGGATTGTACCTCCATATTTATCCGTCCAATCCCATGCATGTTTCAAAAATTCCTCACGGGTAATATCCGATTTATTAATACCTTCTTCCTTCAACTTAGCAACCACTTTTGCCTCCGTAGCAATCGATGCGTGATCTGTTCCTGGTACCCAACACGCATTGAAACCTTGCATTCTTGCTCTACGAACCAAGATATCCTGAATCGTATTATTCAGCATATGTCCCATGTGAAGAATTCCAGTTACGTTTGGTGGTGGAATTACGATCGTATAAGGCGGTTTTTCGTTTGGTTCGGAATGAAAATAATTATTGTCGAGCCAGTATTGATACCATTTCTGTTCGGTTTCTTGAGGCGTATATTTTTCTGAAATCTGCATAAGTTTTTTCTTGGGCTTAATAGTTGCAAAAATAGGGAAATAAAAAAATATGAGCTTGCTATAAAAAATATTTTTAACTTTGTGAGTTCTTTTTACTCAAACAAGGAACTATAAAATTAAAAATATGAAAAAGATTTTTGCAAGTTTATTTTTGGCGGGAACTTTTGTACTTGCTTCAGCACAAACAATTTCCTTTGATAAAACAACTTTAGATTACGGAACGGTAAAAGTAGGTGCAGATGGACATCGACTTTTTACAGTAAAAAACACAGGTGATAAACCTTTGATTATTTCCAAAGTACAAGCATCTTGTGGTTGTACAACACCTGAATGGAGTCAAGATCCAATTATGCCAGGGAAAACTGCTCCTTTAAAAGTTGGTTATAACACGACGATCGTAGGTCCATTTACCAAGATCATTGAAGTTTATACGAATGATCCTGAAAACAGCAGATCCGTAATTACTATTAAAGGGAATATAGATGCAGGAGTAACCGTTGTACAAGATCCTGTTGTAGCTAAGAGTGAAGTTGTAGCACCGGCTAAAAAAGTTAAAATTACTGGTAGAAAAACATCCGGTAAATAAATAGCAAATAAATTATTCTGCGTATTTAAACTTAAAATCATTTCAATATTGAAATGATTTTTTTAATTTAGTAGAAATATTACAGTTATGGATTTAGATTTCAGCGACAATTTCATCGTGAAAGGAAAGTTTTCAATGAAAAAAGCCGATACAGAATACCAAGGTAAGTTGAAAAAGAAAGAAGGTCAAAAAATGTTAGCCCTGGAACAAGGGAAACTTCGGGATCTACAGGAAAAATTATACGCAGACGGTAGCAAATCTGTACTGATCGTTCTGCAGGCAATGGATGCCGCTGGAAAAGACTCTTTAATTAAACATGTTTTTGGTGGGGTAAACCCTCAAGGTTGCATTGTGCACAGCTTTAAAACTCCTACCGACAAAGAATATGATCATGATTTCTTATGGCGCCACTATATTGCACTGCCGGCAAAAGGAAAAATAGGAATTTTTAATCGAAGTCATTACGAGAGCGTCTTGGTCTGCAAAGTTCATCCTGAATATAATCTAAATGAAAAAGTATGGGATTCCGTAAAGGATTTTGATGGTGATTTTTGGGATGATCGATATGAAAGCATCCGGAATTTTGAAAAGCACCTTGCTGATAATGGAACTACCATTGTGAAAATTTTTCTAAATGTTTCGCAAAAAGAACAGAAAAAAAGATTCCTGGATCGAATCAATGAACCTGACAAAAACTGGAAATTTTCTTCAGGCGATTTACCGGAACGTGCATTGTGGGATGAATACATGAACGCGTACGAAAAAGCAATTAACGAAACTTCAAAAGACTGTGCCCCTTGGTACGTTATACCAGCAGATCATAAATGGTTTTCCCGAGTAGCAGCTATTCAAATTATTATTGATGCGATGGAGAAAATGGATCTAAAATTTCCAACACTCTCGGAAAAAGAGACCGCTGCTTTAAATGATGCGAAAACACAACTGGAAAACGATTAAAGTTAAAAAGCAGAAATTAAATTTCTGCTTTATTTTTTAAAAACCCACAAGAGAAACTGTAAGCCGGATTCTGTAAATTGGTCGAAACCAAAATGCCTGTTATTTATCTACGATTTACATTGCTGCAAAACTTTAGCTGTTTACCCCTCGGTTTTTGGAACGAGCCACTCCTATTTTCATTGCTGAAAAAATCCGATATACTTAACATTGCACCGCAAAGAGTTTACCTGGTTTCACTATAAATTAATATACATACTTTCTGTTGCACTTGTCCTGATCTCACGACCGACGGATGTTATCCGCTTTGCTGCTCTACGGTGTCCGGACTTTCCTACCCCAAACGAATTTGGAATCAACAGGACGTTTTTCTTGTGGATGGCAAAGATACATAATATTGAAAATTTAGCCAGGTTTATTTTTTGGAAAGAATTTTGCTATGAAGAGAACTTAATTTATTGATATATTTGACTTATGAACTATTACGAAACGATAATGAGTGTCCTGAACAAGTGGTACAGGGGTTTTGCGGAGGCAACTCCGAGACTTGCCGTGGGGATCTTGGTCTTCCTTCTTTTTTTAACGCTAAGTAGTTTTCTGAGCAAAATCTCCGTAAAAATCTGGCATCGCTTTTTCCCGAAAAGTAAAAACACCTCTGTTGTTACTTTAATCAAAGTTTTTAAATTCCTGATTATTCTTTCTGGAGCCTTTATTTCTCTCGAAATTATGGGAATGGGTAGCTTTGTTATAAAATTTATCGGAAGTCTGGGAGTTGCTGGGGTGATCGCCGGGGTTGCATTAAAAGATCTGGTCTCCTCCATGTTTTCCGGAGCATTGATCAGTGTAGATAAAGCTTTTGCCGTGGGTGATTATATTACCATTAGAGATGTATCAGGAACTGTCGAAAGCATTGATTTTCTTACCACTAAAATAATTACCGATGAAGGTAAAAAAGTACACGTTCCCAATCAATTGGTTTTCAGTGCGCCATTTACCAATTATTCTGCGTCCGGACAGCGAAAGGTATTTCTGGATATTCAAATTTCAAATAATCAGGATTTAGAAAAAGTAAGTGACTTGATTTTGAGTGAAATTAAAACTTTTGATTTTGCGGATCATGTTGATGATGCTCAAGTATTTATTCAAAAACAGTCATTTGGCATTTTTTATATGCAGGCTAGATTTTTCATGAAAAGTGGCGCCAGTATTAACAAGGTGAAAACAGATGCACTCATGAGATTAAAAAGCAAACTGGAAAGTGAAGGCGTGCAACTGGCAACACAGGCTGACCTTGCTCCTCAAGTCATGAATAAAGTGGGCGCAGAATAAGAGAATATTTGTGATTAAAAACCCATAAAGAGAAGCTTTTCAATGCATCTCTCCTTAACAAAAAAAACCGTTTCAATTGAATGAAACGGTTTCTCTTTTTATATATCTAAGATTTTAGTGACCTAAAACTTCTTTTACTTTTTTAGCAGCTTCATCCAAAGTAATCACGGAATGAACTGGCAATCCAGAATCATCGATCAATTGTTTCGCTTCAACTGCATTGGTTCCCTGTAATCTCACGATCAACGGAACTGGAAGACTTCCCATTGCTTTGTAAGCATCTACGATACCTTGAGCGACACGGTCGCAACGTACGATTCCACCGAAGATATTAATTAGAATTGCTTTTACATTCGGATCTTTCAAGATAATCCCAAAAGCTTTCTGAACTCTTTCTGCATCAGCGGTACCACCAACGTCCAAGAAATTCGCCGGGTTACCACCAGATAATTTAATGATATCCATAGTCGCCATTGCAAGACCAGCACCGTTTACCATACAGGCAACGTCACCATCCAACTTCACGAAGTTCAAACCAGCTTCACCAGCTTCAACATCGGTAGGATCTTCTTCTCTTGTATCTCTTAATTCTGCCAAATCTTTGTGACGGAATAAAGCGTTGTCATCTAAAGAAACTTTAGCATCAACAGCGATAATTTTGTTATCAGAAGTTTTTAAAACCGGGTTGATTTCAAAAAGAGAAGCATCAATTCCAACATAAGCGTTGTACAAAGAAGCGATAAACTTTACGAAATCTTTATGAGCAGCTCCTGTTAAACCTAAGTTAAACGCGATCTTTCTCGCTTGAAAACCTTGCAATCCAACAGCAGGATCTACTACTTCATTATGAATTAAGTGCGGAGTTACTTCTGCAACGTGCTCAATATCCATTCCACCTTCTGTAGAATAAACGATCATATTTTTTCCTTGTGCTCTGTCTAAAAGGATGGAAACATAAAACTCTTTAGTTTCAGTTTCACCTGGATAATAAACATCTTCAGCTACTAAAACGAAATTCACTTTTTTCCCTTCCGCAGAAGTTTGTGGAGTAACCAACTGCATTCCGATGATGTTTCCAGCATTTTCTTTCAGTTTTTCCATGTTCGGAGAAAACTTTACGCCGCCGCCTTTACCACGTCCACCTGCGTGAACCTGTGCTTTAACTACCCAGCCTTCATTTCCGTTCATTTCTGTTAACTTTTTTGCTGCAGCTTCAGCTTCGTCAACATTATTTGCGATAAAACCTCTTTGGATGTTTACGCCGTATTTTGCCAAAATTTCTTTCGATTGGTACTCGTGAAGATTCATATTATTTAAATTAGATATTTATTTTTTTTAACGATTGACAAATTTAAGAAAATTTGGTTAGATAGTAGGTTTAGTCTTTAAATTATTTGGATCCTCTTTGAAGGTCGTCTAAAGCCATTTTTATGATATTTTATTTGGACGCACCTTTGATTTTGTTGAAAGGCAATCTTTCTATTTTTTTTATTTTGAGCGCCATTTTCGGCTTTCACTACTCGCTTCCCGAACAAATGCCTCGGCAGAGCTCAAACATGCCTTTCAATCCGGGGCGCAGTTTGTTTCTCATTAGAAATAATGGAACATCAAAATCAGCGCACAGATCTCAGGGATTTACGCAGATTTTAACAAAAAACTAAAAAATTATAACCTCTGATAATACCCCGTATTAATCCGTACAAATGTGTGCTATCTGTGTACCAAAAAACACATCGACAAATCATTATTCCGCAGTTCTTAAGCCAGGACTTGGGCTATCCCTCAAAAATGTCATAAATTGCCACGGTAGTCAAAATCGATCGATATCCCGAAAATTATTGATTGAGTTTAAGGTATACTAATTCTATGAAATTTAAAAAGCCCAATAAAAAATGGACGATCGTTTGGTTTATTGCAGCCATAATTTTCGTCCTAGCTGTTTTCCCCGTTCCATCCCAAAACCCTATAAAATATATCGATCGGGAAAGTGGACAGGTAAAAACTGAAAATGTTTACGGTGAAAAATGGCTCGATTGGCTGTATCATAATCCAGTTGGCGAAGCGACATTATGGACCATCGCAAAACGGAAAATCGTAACTTCTATTTATGGAGACATGATGGATAAAGAATCGTCAGCGTCTAAAATTAAGCCCTTTATAAAAGAGTATGACGTCGATATCAGTATTGCACAAAAACAGAGCTTCAATAGTTTCAATGATTTTTTTACCCGAAAACTCAAACCAGAAGCCCGACCGATCGATGCAGATTCACTCGTGGTAACTTCTCCAGCTGATGGTAAAATCTTAGTCTATAACAATGTAAGCAAATCCGATTTTTACATCAAAGG comes from the Chryseobacterium sp. SNU WT5 genome and includes:
- the sucC gene encoding ADP-forming succinate--CoA ligase subunit beta, with amino-acid sequence MNLHEYQSKEILAKYGVNIQRGFIANNVDEAEAAAKKLTEMNGNEGWVVKAQVHAGGRGKGGGVKFSPNMEKLKENAGNIIGMQLVTPQTSAEGKKVNFVLVAEDVYYPGETETKEFYVSILLDRAQGKNMIVYSTEGGMDIEHVAEVTPHLIHNEVVDPAVGLQGFQARKIAFNLGLTGAAHKDFVKFIASLYNAYVGIDASLFEINPVLKTSDNKIIAVDAKVSLDDNALFRHKDLAELRDTREEDPTDVEAGEAGLNFVKLDGDVACMVNGAGLAMATMDIIKLSGGNPANFLDVGGTADAERVQKAFGIILKDPNVKAILINIFGGIVRCDRVAQGIVDAYKAMGSLPVPLIVRLQGTNAVEAKQLIDDSGLPVHSVITLDEAAKKVKEVLGH
- a CDS encoding DUF1573 domain-containing protein yields the protein MKKIFASLFLAGTFVLASAQTISFDKTTLDYGTVKVGADGHRLFTVKNTGDKPLIISKVQASCGCTTPEWSQDPIMPGKTAPLKVGYNTTIVGPFTKIIEVYTNDPENSRSVITIKGNIDAGVTVVQDPVVAKSEVVAPAKKVKITGRKTSGK
- a CDS encoding mechanosensitive ion channel family protein, translated to MNYYETIMSVLNKWYRGFAEATPRLAVGILVFLLFLTLSSFLSKISVKIWHRFFPKSKNTSVVTLIKVFKFLIILSGAFISLEIMGMGSFVIKFIGSLGVAGVIAGVALKDLVSSMFSGALISVDKAFAVGDYITIRDVSGTVESIDFLTTKIITDEGKKVHVPNQLVFSAPFTNYSASGQRKVFLDIQISNNQDLEKVSDLILSEIKTFDFADHVDDAQVFIQKQSFGIFYMQARFFMKSGASINKVKTDALMRLKSKLESEGVQLATQADLAPQVMNKVGAE
- a CDS encoding polyphosphate kinase 2 family protein yields the protein MDLDFSDNFIVKGKFSMKKADTEYQGKLKKKEGQKMLALEQGKLRDLQEKLYADGSKSVLIVLQAMDAAGKDSLIKHVFGGVNPQGCIVHSFKTPTDKEYDHDFLWRHYIALPAKGKIGIFNRSHYESVLVCKVHPEYNLNEKVWDSVKDFDGDFWDDRYESIRNFEKHLADNGTTIVKIFLNVSQKEQKKRFLDRINEPDKNWKFSSGDLPERALWDEYMNAYEKAINETSKDCAPWYVIPADHKWFSRVAAIQIIIDAMEKMDLKFPTLSEKETAALNDAKTQLEND